The genomic window GGGCACCCGTACGGCATGACCGGCGGCCGCCTCGTCGGGCACGCGCTGATCGAAGGCAAGCGTCGCGGTGTTCGCTACGTGGTCGTCACCATGTGCATCGGTGGCGGTATGGGCGCAGCCGGCCTCTTCGAGGTCGCGGCATGAGCGACCTGTTCGACGTCGCGGGCAAGACCGTCGTCGTCACCGGAGGCACACGCGGCATCGGCCTGATGATCGCGAAGGGGATGGCGGAAGCCGGTGCACGGGTGATCATCTCGTCCCGCAAGGCCGATGCCTGCGAGTCGGCCGCGGCGGAACTCTCCACGGTCGGGGACGTCGTCGCGTATCCGGCCGACCTGAGTACCGAGGAGGGTGTGGTCGAGCTCGCGGCGTTCGTGGCCCGCACCTTCGATCGGGTGGACGTGCTCGTCAACAACGCCGGCGCCACCTGGGGGGCGCCGATCGACGAGTTTCCGGCATCGGGCTTCGACAAGGTGCTCGGGCTCAACGTCACATCGGTGTTCGCGTTGACCCAGGCGCTGCTGCCCCAGTTGCGTGCCGCGGCGAGTCCGGACGACCCGGCCCGGGTGATCAACGTCGGGTCGATCGACGGTCTGGTGGTGTCGAAGAGCGAGAACTTCTCGTACGGGGCATCGAAAGCGGCGGTACACATGCTGACCCGGAAGCTGGCCGGATCGTTGGCCGACGAGCACATCACTGTCAATGCTGTTGCGCCGGGGCCGTTCCCGACGAAGATGATGGCGTTCGTGTTGGACGATCCGGAATTGCGGAGCGCGGTCGAGGCCGATGTGCCACTCGGCCGAGTGGGGACGCCGGAGGATATCGCCGGTGCCGCGATCTTCCTGTCGTCCCGGGCGGGCGCGTATCTGACCGGGACCGTGATTCCGGTGGACGGCGGCATCAGCGGCACCCGCTGACCCCTTGTACGCAGTCCGGTGGTGTGTTGCCCTCGGGCGGGTGTGGTTCGATCGCCGGAACCACACCTGCCGCCGGCCCACTCACCCCGGACACGGCTGCCGTCGAGATCCATGTGCTCCCACTCGGATTCGCCCCGGTGGGCGAGAGCGTCGTGTAGGTCAGGGGGACGTCGTCCGAACCGAGAGTGGGGGCGGGCGTAGGAGTTTCCTGTCGAGCCGAGTTTCGAGGTCGGCCCGGCCGACTCGATAGTTGACAAGCGCCTCAACTCTTGTGAGACTTGCCCCGTCCGGTCATCGGTATGACCCAGCTCACGTAATCGTCAGCGATGTGCCGGCTGCATCTTCTCCTCTGCGCATAAGTAGTTGCCGTCCGAAACGGCCGCGAAGGTCGCCTTCCCACATGGGTCGATAGGCCTCGGTGATCCGGAGCGAACCTGTTCTGGCAGTAGCAGTTCGGGCCGCAACCTGGCCGTCCGTGGTGCTACTTGACAGCGTATGACGCAGGTCACACACTAATGAAGTAGCCACTTACTCACTTTGGAGCGAGCAATGCTGATCAAGTCTGGCGACATACAACTCAACGTCGAGATCCGCGGCGAGAACAACGGCGGAACACCGGTGGTGTTCCTGCATTGTGTCGGCGGTGACCTGACGAACTGGAACCCACAGGTCGAGGCGCTTGCCGACCGATACCGAGTGGTGTCCATCGACACCCGTGGACACGGGAAGTCGGAGTTCGCCGGTGAAGGACTCACGCTGGAGGACTACGCCGAAGACGTCCGACAAGTGTTGGACGCGTTGGAGATCGACCGGGCGCACGTCGTCGGCCTCTCCATGGGCGGGATGATCGCCCAGGCGTTCGCGCTCAACGCGCCGGAGCGAGTGGCCGGCCTGGTCCTGGCCGACACCAGCTCCCGTATCGATGAGGCGACGGCCGCTAACCTTGCGCAGGCGGGTGATGCCGCGCTCGGATACGGGATGGGAGCGGTCTCCGACCAGTTCGTCCCGATCTGCTTCGACGCCACCGCGATTCATGAGGATCGGGAATACGTCCAACGGTTCCGGGAGGGATTTTCCAGCCGGGATCCGCGTGCGTTCCACGCCGGCCTGCAAGCCATCGGCGGCCTCGACTTCCTCGACCGCTTGCATCAGGTGGCCGTACCCACCCTGGTGCTCGTGGGGGCTGCGGACCAACTCACGCCGGTCGCGCACTCCGAAGCCATCGCCGGGAAAGTTTCCGGCGCCAGCCTGGTGATCTTCGACGGCGCCGGACACCTTTCGAACCTCGACAGCAAGGACGAGTTCACACGGGAACTCACCCGATTCCTGGAGGAGACAGCATGACGATCCACACCGGCACCGAGCCCGAATCGGTCACACTGGACCCCGCGATCGACAAGGACGCGATCCGTGCGCGTTACGCCGAGGAACGTGACAAGCGCATCCGTCCCGAGGGGATCAATCAGTACCACCGCCTCGAAGGCAAGTTCGCCGAACTCGCCGACGATCCCTGGACGCCTGTGCAAGAACGCGAACCTGTCACCGACCACGTCACCTTCACCTTCATCGGCGGCGGTTTCTCGGGTCTCTGTGCCGGTGCGCAGCTGAAGAAGCGTGGAGTCGACGACGTCCGAATCATCGATACCGCAGGAGGTTTCGGTGGTGTCTGGTACTGGAACCGGTACCCTGGCGCGATGTGCGACACCAAGTCGGTGGTCTACATGCCGCTGTTGGAAGAAACCGGCTATGTGCCGACCGAGTTGTGGGCGCACGGTCCGGAGATCCTCGAGCATGCAGGCCGGATCGGAAAACACTTCGGGCTCTACGACAACGCCCTGTTCCATACCAAGGTCACCAACGCGACGTGGGACGAGACGTCATCGCGCTGGACGGTGGAAACCAACCGTGGCGACCGTTTCACCACGCAGTTCCTGGGCATCGGCCTGGGCCCACTCAGCACTGCGAAGCTGCCCGGCGTCCCGGGGATCGAGGACTTCGCGGGGCAGACGATGCACACCTCGCGGTGGAACTACTCCTACACCGGGGGAGACGCGCTCGGTGCGCCGATGACCGGGCTCGCCGACAAGCGCGTCGGGGTGATCGGCACCGGGGCAACTGCCATCCAGCTGATTCCGGAGCTCGCCAAGTACGCCGAGGAACTGTTCGTCTTCCAGCGCACACCCTCGTCGGTCGCCGAGCGTGGAAACGGCCCCTTGGACGAGGCGACCCTGCAGATACTCAAAGAGCCAGGCGGCCAGGAGAAGCTGCTGGACAGCTTCACCCGCAACTGGGACGGGTTCTTCGGTAAGCCGGAGCCCGGGGTCGTGGTCGAGGATCTGGTCGATGACGCCTGGACCAGCCTCGGACGGCGTATGCGGGCGCAGATGCATTCGGTGCCGCTGGAGCAGATGTCGCCGGAGACGGTGATGGCAGCGGTCGGCGACCTCGACCTGACTCTGATGGAGGAGCGTCGTGCCCGCATCGACAGCATCGTCGAGGACCCGACGACGGCCGAAAACCTCAAGCCCTGGTACGACCTGTTCTGCAAGCGGCCGGGATTCCACGACGACTACCTGCCGGCATTCAACCGGCCGAACGTGCACCTGGTCGATACCGCAGGACAGGGGGTCGAACGAATCACGCCGACCGGTGTCGTCGTCGACGGACAGGAATACCCCGTCGACTGCCTGATCTACGCCTCCGGCTTCGAGTACGGCACCGGTGGCAGTGAGATCGTCAATCGCGCTGGATTCGAGGTTGTCGGTCGAGGTGGTATCGAATTGTCCGAGGCCTGGGCGGACGGTATGGAAACCCTGCACGGAATGCATGTGCACGGATACCCCAACATGTTCATCATTCAGCTGTGGCAGGGCTCGTTCCTCGGTGCCAACGTGACACAGTCGAACAACTATGCGGCCGAGAACATCGCCGCCATCGTCGAGAAGGTCCTCGCCGAAGGCAACGACGAGGTCGAGGTGACCAAGGAAGCCCAAGACGAATGGGTCGAGATGCTGTTGCGCGACGGCGTGCCGTTCGGACGTCCGGACTGCACGCCCGGCTACTACAACGATGACGGCCACACCGAGGGACGTACGTTCAAACTGAACGTCGGTGATCCGCGTGGGTCGTATTCCTTCGTCACGATGATCCAAGAGTGGTGTCGCCGAGGCGAGTTCCCCGAGTTGGCCCGTCGCCGAACCAATTCGATCTGACGCGTGCAGCGGCTCCCGCCGGAATCGAGGTTTCATGTCGAATCGAGAGGATTTCAGGGATGGGTACCGACTGTCGCGATGATCTCGGCGGTCGGCTGACTTTGGTGGATTCGAACGAGGCGAGCCCGGAGCAACTAGACACCGTTGAGTACATAAAGCAACGGCTCCTTCCGGCGCAGCAGGACCCCGGTATCCAGATCGTCGATTCCGAGGGGCATCCGATCGGCCCGTTCAACGCCTTTGTGGTCAGCCCGACGATCGGGAGGCAAGCCATGCAGTACTTCGGCTCCGTATCGGCGAATTCGACACTTCCCGCAGCGGTCCGAGAGGTCGTGATCCTGTCGGTGGGCGGACTGTGGGGAGCCGACTACGAAATCTACGCGCACAAGATTGCGGCGCGCGCGGTAGACGTTCCCGAGAGCGCAATACAGTCGTTGGCCAAAGGGGAAGAACCGGTCGGGCTGACCGGAAACCAGTTGATTGCTGCGCGATTCACGCAGGAGATTGTCCGGACACGTCATGTCGACGATGCGCTCTACCAGGACGCTGTGGGGGCGTTCGGGCAGCGGGGTGTCGTCGACATGGCCCAACTGGCCGGCGCGTATCTCAGCGTGTCGGCGTTGCTGAACGTGTTCGAGGTGCCGGCTCCTCCGTCGACCTGAACGGTAGCCTTCACAGGCGATCCTGGCCTAGTGATCCGGGTTCGGGATGTCTTGGTCCGCAGGAACTTTCAGGCCGTTCATGAGGAGATTCATGACCTGCTCGGCCACCTCTTCACGATTGCGTTTCCGGCCGCTCAGTTTTTCCGAGACGGCCAGGAACCAAGTCAAACCGAACAGTGACTCGACGACCAACTCGGGATCGAAGTCGCGGTGCGGCCACGAAGCATAGTTGGTTTCGATCACCGTCTGAATCTTCGCGAGCGAGGGCTGGATGCGGTCCTTGTAGTAGACCTGTGCCTCTGTTGCGTCGCCGAACAGCACAACCCCGAGCAGCGGCGCGATCTCCTCCATGGCTGCGCAGAGATCGTAGATGAATTGCCGTGTTTGCTGCTGCTGTAGTTCGGCAGTCGCATCGAACTGCGCGGGAGCTACGCCGGCGAACTCGACGCACGCTGCAACCGCGTCTTCGAGAGGTTGCGCCACCGCAGCTTCGAAGAGCTCTTCCTTCGAAGGAAAGTGCCGGTACAACATCGCCTCGTTGATACCTGCCTCTGCGGCGAGGTCGCGGGTGCGAGTACCGGCGAGGCCCGACCTCGAGAACACGACGCGAGCAGCTTCGATGATCTGCTCACGCCGTGCGTCCGCGGTCAGCCTCGTTCGTTTGCCGGCGCCGCGTGGGTCACTCGCCTTGGCGGTCATACGGCCGGTGCCCAGGTAAGTGAATACTTCACACGTTCGATGCTACCGCAGGAGGCTGATCCGACTTGCGTAGAGCGGAGGGGATTTCCGGGGTCGACGTGATGTCCGCGCCAGTAGAGGAGTTGCGGTTTCGGCGGGTCGGTCGTGGTCAGCCTTCTCGATGGAGACGGAGTGCGTTTGCCCAGATCCGGGTGACGGTGTGGACGAGATCGTCGAAGGGGACGGGCTTGCTCGCGCCGTATGTTTCCTCCAGCACGTACACGCTGTACGCGAGACTGCTCACCATTCCGGAAAGGGCCCGGGACGTTGTCAGCGGATCGAGTTCGGGATCGGCGATTCCGCGTTCCTGGAGGTTGGCGATCCCTCGCGCGTTCCGTAGGACGAACGTCTCGGACCGACGGTTGCGGTACTCCCGGAACCAGGGGTCGGCGTGTGCGGCCTGTTCGAGCAGGCCCATCAACTTGGCGTTGCGGGCGTATGCCGCGAGATAAGCGCGGTTGCTCGCCTCGAGCACGAGGTAGGGGTCGTCGGACTCGGGTTCCCGGCCCATGCCGGGATGCAGCATGTCCTCCTTCGCCTCTTCGAGGACCGCCGCACAGATCTCTTCCTTGCTGGCGAAGTAGGTGTAGAACGTTCCCGACGCGCAGTTGCATTCCTTGGTGATGTCGGTAAGCCTCGTGTCGAGGTAGCCGTCACGCTCGAAAACTACTCGCGCGGCTTGTATGAGAGCGGTCCGAGTACGCAGTCCCCGCGGGGTCGATGGCAGGTCGCGCAGCACGAACGGGTCCGGCGCCCCGTCGGAACGGGTGGTCGGGTTGGTTCCCGCTGTGGTCTTCGACATCCCCCAGGTATACCTGAATCTGGCCTCATTTTCGACTTCGGTCCGCGTAACACGGCACCGTGTGCCCACGGCGATCAGGTCGAACGCATCTTAACCGGCCCCCTTCGGCACTTCCGGGACGTGGGCGACCGCATCATGGTGATCGTCTGTGCCGGCGATCGTCCATGACGCGGTCGCCCCACGTCTCTACCTCGTGCATGCCTTCGTTCTGCTCAGAGCTCCGCGCGATCGTGATCGGCGACGGTGGCGGCGAGCAGCCGCACATGGTCGTCGCCACTGCCGAGAGTGTGCTCGATCGCGGTGAGCCGGCTGACGTAGTGGCCGACCGGGTACTCCGCGGTCATGCCGATGCCGCCGTGCATCTGGATGGCCTCCTGGCCGATCTTCCGCGCGGATCGGGAGATCTGCAGCTTGGCGCGTGAGGCGATGACGGGATCGACCACTCCATCGGCCAGCGACATCGTGGCGTACAGGCTCATGCTGTTCGCCAGTTCCAGGAGCACATACATGTCCGCTGCGCGCTGGGTCAGTGTCTGGAACTTCGCCAGCGGCACACCGAACTGCTTGCGGGTCTTGAGGTATTCGGTGGTCAGCCGCAGAGTCTCCTGCATCGCGCCGACTGCCTCGGCGCACAGCAACGCCTGCGTCCGCACGATGGCCGCGCTGATCGCGGCCGACGCGTCACCGCCGTTGCCGAGCGGCTCGGCCTCGACGTTCAGCAGTTCCAGTTGGGCGCCGCGCAGCCCGTCGTGGGTGGTGTATCCGCGCCGGGTCAGCCCCGCGGCGTCGGCGCGGACCAGGAACAGCCCGGTGCCCTCGTCGTGCGGCAGCTGTGCGGTCACGATCATCACGTCCGCACAGTCGCCGTGCGGTACCGGGTTCTTCGAACCGGTCAGGGACCACAGTTCGCCCTCGCGTGCGGCGACCGTGTCCACGTGCCGGTCGGGCCAGCGTCGGCCGGGTTCGGCGTGCGCGAAGGCGAGCAGTGTGGTGCCCTCGGCGACCCCGGGCAGGATCTTGGCCCGCTGGTCCGCGGTACCGACCTCCGCCACCAGCCCGCCGGGGGTGAGGACCGCGTCGAGGAGAGGTTCGGGGGCCAGGCGCCGGCCGACCTCGGTCATCACTGCCATGGTCTCGACCGGGCCTGCGTCCATTCCGCCGTCTTCTTCGGCGAAACCGAGTCCGAGGATCCCGAGTTCGGCCAACTTCTGCCACACCTCGGGACTCCAGCCCCGCTCTGTGGCCGTGACGGCGTTGCGCTTCTCCGCGTCGTAGCTGCGCGCGAGGAGGTCCTTGGTGGTGTCGGCCAGCATCTGCTGTTCGTCGGTGAGCTCGAAGTTCATTGCAGTTCCTCACAATCTCCGGATGCGGGGTCGATCACAGGCCGAGAATCGAGGACGCGATGATGGTGCGTTGCACCTCGCTCGATCCGCTGTAGATGGACACCTTGCGGTAGTTCAGATAGGTGGGCGTGCTGTGCTGGGCCCACAGTGGTGACATTGCGTCGGTGCCCGCGTCGAACGGGAGCGAATCGGGGCCGGCAACGTCCATCAGCAGTTCGCTCGCCGCCTGCTGCAGCTCGGATCCGCGTAGCTTCAACAGCGACGACGCCGGGTTCGGTGCGCCGTTCGCGGAGTCGGCGACCACGCGAAGCTGGGTCAGCTCCAGCGCCAGCAGGTCGTTCTCCAGTTCGGCCACGCGCGCGGCGAACAGCGGATCGTCGAGCAGCGACTTCTCACCGATCTTCGTTTGCGCCGCATAGGTCTTGGCTTGAGCGATGTGCCGCTTCGAGGCGCCGACCCGGGTCACGCCGGTACGTTCGTTGCCCAGCAGGAATTTTGCGTAGCTCCAGCCGGCGTTCTCCTCGCCGACGAGGTTCTCCGCGGGGACGCGCACGTCCTCGAAGAACACCTCGTTGACTTCGTGGCCGCCGTCGATCAGCTTGATCGGCCGCACGGTCACGCCCGGGGTCTTCATGTCGATGAGCAGGAACGAGATACCGGCCTGCCGTTTCGGCGCGTTCGGGTCGGTCCGCACCAGGCAGAAGATCCAGTCGGCGTGCTGCGCGAGCGTCGTCCAGATCTTCTGGCCGTTGACGATGTAGCTGTCGCCGTCGCGTACGGCCCGGGTCTTGAGCGAGGCCAGGTCGGATCCTGCATCGGGCTCGGAAAACCCTTGGCACCACCAGATGTCGAGGTTCGCGGTAGCCGGGAGGAAGCGCTTCTTGAGCTCCTCCGATCCGAACGCCGCGATCACCGGGCCGACCATGGAGGTGTTGAATGCCAGCGGCTCGGGCACCGCCGCGAGTTGCATCTCGTTGAGCCAGATGTCGTGCTGCAGCGGGGTCCAGTCCTTGCCGCCCCACTCGACCGGCCAGCGCGGCACCGCGAGCCCGTGTGCGTTCAGCGTCCGCTGCGTCTCGATCAGGTCCTCGGGCCGGAATTCACCACGGGCGGTGCGCTCACGGATCTCGGCGGGGATCTGGGTGGTGAAGAAGGTTCGCAGCTCGTCTCGGAAGGCGAGTTCCTCGTCGGTCATTCTCAGGTTCATGGTGTGCTTCCGTGTCGGATCGGACAGGCGTCCGGGTCAACCCACCCGGCGCCTCTTCGGATTACGTTCGGACCTAAATCTAAGCGCTTGCTTATATCTACCATCCTGGTCGCTATTGTCAAGGAATCGGCGATGTGGAGGACGAAGATGAGCGACAGGGCGGTCAGTGACCTGCCGACCAAGGAGTCGAAGGCCGCGCGGCGGATTCGGGACGCGGCCGCCGAGGCCTTCGCGGAGAACGGCTACGGCGGCACCACGACCCGCGACATCGCGGCACGGCTGGGACTCAGCCCGGCCGCGATGTATCCGCACTATCGGTCCAAGGAAGAACTGCTCTACGCGATCAGCTACGAGGGGCACCGGAAGTGCGTGGAGCTGTTGACCGACAGCGATCCGGTCACCGCCCCACCGGCGACCAGGCTCAGAACGGTGGTCGGCGCATTCGCGGCCTGGCACGCGGCCAACCACGTGCGCGGACGGGTGATCCAGTACGAGCTGACCGCGTTGTCTCCCGAGCACTACCGCACGATCGTCGAGTTGCGTCGGCAGACCACCCGGATCGTGCGCAGCATCGTCGATGCCGGTATCTCCGCCGGTGTGTTCGAGGTACCCGATGCCGAGGGAGTGACACTCTCGATCATCTCGTTGTGTGTCGACATCTGTCGATGGTTCCCCAGCGGCCGGTACACCGATCCCGACCGGCTTGCCGGGCTCTACAGCGAACTGGCGCTGCGGCTTGCCGGTGCGAACTCGGCCGACGGTGACGACTGAAAATCGTGAATCATTCCTGTTCCCAACAGCTTCGACCATCGTGATTCGCTCGCGACAGGAACGCTCCGAGCGCTGTCATGTCTGGGGCGGCCGTGGTGACGGGATGCAAGATCCACAGATGCATTCGTGTCGCCGTGTTTCGCGGCGGAGGCCTTCTTCGGGCCGTGAGGTTCACGGACGGACGAGACCGGCCACCGCGGAACGTATCTCGTCGGGAACCGGAACCGGCCGCCGGGTCACGACGTCGACGTAGACGTGGACGAAGCATCCGGTCGCAGCAAGCTCGAGGTGGTCACCGCAATCGCGGAAGATGGCGAGCGCGTAGGTGATGGAGCTGGATCCCAGGCGCTCGACGGAGAGCCCGACACGGAGATCGTCCGGGAAGCTCAACTCGCGATGGTAGGTACACGCCGTCTCGGCGACCACACCGATCGCGTGCAGGTCCCGGATGTCGACGCCGGATTCTGCCATCAGGAAGGCATTCACCGCGGTGTCGAAGTACGCGTAGTACGTGACGTTGTTGACGTGACCGTAGTGGTCGTTGTCCGCCCATCGTGTCGGGACCGGCCAGAGCACCGGGAAACTGTCCGCGGTCGGCGCGGGAGTCGTGCAGGCTTCGGTCATGGGTGCACACTCTGCTGCGACTCGTGGTCGAACAGGACGACCTGGCGTATTGCCACACCCGAAGCGAGTTCGTCCATGGCCTTGTTCAGATCGCCCAATCCGATGTAGGACGAGATGAGACTCTCGACGGGCAGCCGGCCGGAACGCCACATTTCCACGAACCGCGGAATGTCACGAGACGGTACCGAGGTACCCAGATAACTACCGACGATCGTCCGGGCTTCCGCTGCGAGTGTCAGTGGCGTGATGTCGACTGTGGCGGTAGGTGCGGGCAGCCCCACCGTCACGGTGGTTCCACCCACCTCGGTGGCTGCGAACGCCGACGTGAACGCGCGTGTGTTACCGGCGCACTCCACGACGTAGCGAGCCTTGATCGCCTTCTCGCTCAATTGCTTCGGTGTGTATGTCTCGTGTGCTCCCAGGCCGCGAGCGATCTCGAGCTTGGGGGCATGGGGGTCGACGGCAATGACCCGTCCGGCTCCTTCGGCCACCGCGGTGATCAGTGCCGCCATACCTACCCCGCCCAGGCCTACGATCATGACGCTGTCGCCCGGTGTGGGCCGGACGGTGTTGATGATCGCGCCGCCGCCCGTCAGTACGGCACATCCCAGAACCGCGGCAACAGCAGGAGGCACGTCGAATCCCACCGGCACCGCGGACGAGGCATCGACGACCGCGTGAGTCGCGAAGCCCGACACACCGAGATGGTGGCGGATCGCCCTGTTCCCCTGACGTATCCGGCTTCCGCCGAGAAGGAGTTCCCCGCGGCCGTTGGCGGCCGTGCCGGCGCTGCAGGGAACGCGGCCCTCGGAGGCGCAGGCATCGCAACGTTCGCAGCGTGGCTGAAACGTCATCACCACTCGCTGTCCCAGCAGGACCGGGTCGACGTCCGCCCCGATCTCCTCGACTGTTCCGGCGGCTTCGTGCCCCAGCAGTAGCGGCATCGTGCGAGGCCGGCTGCCGTCGATCACGCTGAGGTCGGAGTGACAGACACCGGCCGCCTCCATCCGGACCAGGAGCTCGGTCGGCCCGGGTGGGGCGAGATCGAGTTCCGTCATTCGAAGAGGTTGTGTCTTATCGAAAGGTCTACTGTGTCCGGAGCTTTCGAGAACGGCACCGATGATTCTCATGGGTACTCCTACTGGCCGTCATGTGAATCAGGCCCTCACACAGGGACCCTTCGGTTCCGGAAGGTCCTGAACGGCAGATGATAAGTGGGTGAGGCTTCCGTCGGCACATCCGGAAGCCTCACCCACCGTGGACGGGGAGTCGGTGATGCTCGCCTCGAGTGACCCGAGCTCTCACATGGTCGACATGTCGGCGACGAAGCGATAGCGGATGTCGGATGCCAGGACTCGCTCGTAGGCGGCGTTGATCTGATCCATGGATATCACCTCGACCTCCGCGCCGATGCCGTGATTCGCGCAGAAGTCGAGCATCTCCTCGGTGACGGGGATGCCGCCCACCATCGAACCGGCGAGGCTTCGCCGATTGTGTGTCAGGGAGAATGCCCTGACGGCCAGTGGATGCTCGGGGAGACCGAGCTCGACCAGTGTTCCGCCCCTGGTCAACAACGACATGTAGTGATCCAGATCGAGGTTCGCGGAAACCGTGTTGAGGATCAGGTCGAACTTTCCGCGAAGATCTGCAAGTGATGTGGAATCGCGTGTGGATCGGTAATCGGTTGCGCCGAAGCGTAGTCCGTCCTCCATCTTCGACAGGGAGTGGCTCAGCACGGTGACCTCTGCTCCGAGCGCCGCTGCGATCTGAACGCCGACGTGGCCGAGCCCGCCCATACCGATGATCGCTACGCGTGAGTCGGCCCCCACATTCCACTCTCGGAGCGGTGAGTACATCGTCACTCCCGCGCAGAGCAGCGGCGCAGCACGCTCCGACGGCAGCGTGTCCGGGATCCGGACAACGAAGTGCTCGGTGACCACGATGTGGGTCGAATAGCCGCCCTGGGTCATTCCGCCGTAACGGTCGGCAGAGCCGTACGTGTTGGTGACTCCGCGGGGGCCGGTGCAGTACTGCTCGTCGCCGTCGAGACACGAAGCGCATTCGAGGCAGGAATCGACGAAGCATCCAACCCCGACCCGATCGCCGACGCTGTGCTTGGTCACAGCATCGCCGACTGCC from Prescottella sp. R16 includes these protein-coding regions:
- a CDS encoding glucose 1-dehydrogenase, translated to MSDLFDVAGKTVVVTGGTRGIGLMIAKGMAEAGARVIISSRKADACESAAAELSTVGDVVAYPADLSTEEGVVELAAFVARTFDRVDVLVNNAGATWGAPIDEFPASGFDKVLGLNVTSVFALTQALLPQLRAAASPDDPARVINVGSIDGLVVSKSENFSYGASKAAVHMLTRKLAGSLADEHITVNAVAPGPFPTKMMAFVLDDPELRSAVEADVPLGRVGTPEDIAGAAIFLSSRAGAYLTGTVIPVDGGISGTR
- a CDS encoding alpha/beta fold hydrolase, translated to MLIKSGDIQLNVEIRGENNGGTPVVFLHCVGGDLTNWNPQVEALADRYRVVSIDTRGHGKSEFAGEGLTLEDYAEDVRQVLDALEIDRAHVVGLSMGGMIAQAFALNAPERVAGLVLADTSSRIDEATAANLAQAGDAALGYGMGAVSDQFVPICFDATAIHEDREYVQRFREGFSSRDPRAFHAGLQAIGGLDFLDRLHQVAVPTLVLVGAADQLTPVAHSEAIAGKVSGASLVIFDGAGHLSNLDSKDEFTRELTRFLEETA
- a CDS encoding NAD(P)/FAD-dependent oxidoreductase — its product is MTIHTGTEPESVTLDPAIDKDAIRARYAEERDKRIRPEGINQYHRLEGKFAELADDPWTPVQEREPVTDHVTFTFIGGGFSGLCAGAQLKKRGVDDVRIIDTAGGFGGVWYWNRYPGAMCDTKSVVYMPLLEETGYVPTELWAHGPEILEHAGRIGKHFGLYDNALFHTKVTNATWDETSSRWTVETNRGDRFTTQFLGIGLGPLSTAKLPGVPGIEDFAGQTMHTSRWNYSYTGGDALGAPMTGLADKRVGVIGTGATAIQLIPELAKYAEELFVFQRTPSSVAERGNGPLDEATLQILKEPGGQEKLLDSFTRNWDGFFGKPEPGVVVEDLVDDAWTSLGRRMRAQMHSVPLEQMSPETVMAAVGDLDLTLMEERRARIDSIVEDPTTAENLKPWYDLFCKRPGFHDDYLPAFNRPNVHLVDTAGQGVERITPTGVVVDGQEYPVDCLIYASGFEYGTGGSEIVNRAGFEVVGRGGIELSEAWADGMETLHGMHVHGYPNMFIIQLWQGSFLGANVTQSNNYAAENIAAIVEKVLAEGNDEVEVTKEAQDEWVEMLLRDGVPFGRPDCTPGYYNDDGHTEGRTFKLNVGDPRGSYSFVTMIQEWCRRGEFPELARRRTNSI
- a CDS encoding carboxymuconolactone decarboxylase family protein, with amino-acid sequence MGTDCRDDLGGRLTLVDSNEASPEQLDTVEYIKQRLLPAQQDPGIQIVDSEGHPIGPFNAFVVSPTIGRQAMQYFGSVSANSTLPAAVREVVILSVGGLWGADYEIYAHKIAARAVDVPESAIQSLAKGEEPVGLTGNQLIAARFTQEIVRTRHVDDALYQDAVGAFGQRGVVDMAQLAGAYLSVSALLNVFEVPAPPST
- a CDS encoding TetR/AcrR family transcriptional regulator, which codes for MTAKASDPRGAGKRTRLTADARREQIIEAARVVFSRSGLAGTRTRDLAAEAGINEAMLYRHFPSKEELFEAAVAQPLEDAVAACVEFAGVAPAQFDATAELQQQQTRQFIYDLCAAMEEIAPLLGVVLFGDATEAQVYYKDRIQPSLAKIQTVIETNYASWPHRDFDPELVVESLFGLTWFLAVSEKLSGRKRNREEVAEQVMNLLMNGLKVPADQDIPNPDH
- a CDS encoding TetR/AcrR family transcriptional regulator; translation: MSKTTAGTNPTTRSDGAPDPFVLRDLPSTPRGLRTRTALIQAARVVFERDGYLDTRLTDITKECNCASGTFYTYFASKEEICAAVLEEAKEDMLHPGMGREPESDDPYLVLEASNRAYLAAYARNAKLMGLLEQAAHADPWFREYRNRRSETFVLRNARGIANLQERGIADPELDPLTTSRALSGMVSSLAYSVYVLEETYGASKPVPFDDLVHTVTRIWANALRLHREG
- a CDS encoding acyl-CoA dehydrogenase family protein, whose amino-acid sequence is MNFELTDEQQMLADTTKDLLARSYDAEKRNAVTATERGWSPEVWQKLAELGILGLGFAEEDGGMDAGPVETMAVMTEVGRRLAPEPLLDAVLTPGGLVAEVGTADQRAKILPGVAEGTTLLAFAHAEPGRRWPDRHVDTVAAREGELWSLTGSKNPVPHGDCADVMIVTAQLPHDEGTGLFLVRADAAGLTRRGYTTHDGLRGAQLELLNVEAEPLGNGGDASAAISAAIVRTQALLCAEAVGAMQETLRLTTEYLKTRKQFGVPLAKFQTLTQRAADMYVLLELANSMSLYATMSLADGVVDPVIASRAKLQISRSARKIGQEAIQMHGGIGMTAEYPVGHYVSRLTAIEHTLGSGDDHVRLLAATVADHDRAEL
- a CDS encoding acyl-CoA dehydrogenase family protein, translating into MNLRMTDEELAFRDELRTFFTTQIPAEIRERTARGEFRPEDLIETQRTLNAHGLAVPRWPVEWGGKDWTPLQHDIWLNEMQLAAVPEPLAFNTSMVGPVIAAFGSEELKKRFLPATANLDIWWCQGFSEPDAGSDLASLKTRAVRDGDSYIVNGQKIWTTLAQHADWIFCLVRTDPNAPKRQAGISFLLIDMKTPGVTVRPIKLIDGGHEVNEVFFEDVRVPAENLVGEENAGWSYAKFLLGNERTGVTRVGASKRHIAQAKTYAAQTKIGEKSLLDDPLFAARVAELENDLLALELTQLRVVADSANGAPNPASSLLKLRGSELQQAASELLMDVAGPDSLPFDAGTDAMSPLWAQHSTPTYLNYRKVSIYSGSSEVQRTIIASSILGL
- a CDS encoding TetR/AcrR family transcriptional regulator → MSDRAVSDLPTKESKAARRIRDAAAEAFAENGYGGTTTRDIAARLGLSPAAMYPHYRSKEELLYAISYEGHRKCVELLTDSDPVTAPPATRLRTVVGAFAAWHAANHVRGRVIQYELTALSPEHYRTIVELRRQTTRIVRSIVDAGISAGVFEVPDAEGVTLSIISLCVDICRWFPSGRYTDPDRLAGLYSELALRLAGANSADGDD
- a CDS encoding thioesterase family protein, translating into MTEACTTPAPTADSFPVLWPVPTRWADNDHYGHVNNVTYYAYFDTAVNAFLMAESGVDIRDLHAIGVVAETACTYHRELSFPDDLRVGLSVERLGSSSITYALAIFRDCGDHLELAATGCFVHVYVDVVTRRPVPVPDEIRSAVAGLVRP